The genomic stretch AGTCTACGGAAATCCCTAGAGACCTCAATGTTATCTTAAAGTTCACATTCCTTGTAGTTGCTATTGAACAATTATGCCcactaacaatatttttaaagaattatttgcattttgtaaTATGGACATGCCAAATTCTTGCTCAGTTATTTCTAACAGAAAGAATGACAAAGTCAAAAAACCCTGCCTTCATGAaacttatatttctcttttttacattttttagctgtaggtggacacaatacctttattattatggggtgctgaggatcaaacccaggacctcacatattcTAGGCGAGTGAGCTACCACTtgaactataaccccagcccagaacttacatttttttaaaaagtagcttaAGGAAACTGTTTTTACAAACATGTCTTATATGCTAGCATCAATAAGGAATTCCCCACAATTCACATTCAAACTACCAGTCTTTTCTAAACACTAAAAATCACAAAGATTTATGAAACATTAGTAGCAGTTTCCAATGACaagcttttctttccttttataagaCCAACATGGTCTACTTTACAAGATTATTCAAAATTAGAACTCAAAATAACTGACATCCTCACAATCTTCAGACCATGACTGTGGGTTGTAGGAAGTTCATTTAAACAGTAGAGGATTCAAATTGCTGAGGCATCGAAcagtttttacttaaaaaacaaacgTCAAATCTCTCCAAAATCTATGGATCTCAAGTAATTCAATAACTTGAATTGTGTAATGTGAAAATATTGCATTCTCCCCCACCTCCGAAAGAACAATTTAGTACAAAGATCACAAAAACTGGCTCAAAAAGGTAACTTTTGGAAACAAAGTCTAAATTCCTTTAAACAATTCAATAATTTAGTGGAAATTTTACTAAGAGGCCTGCTCTAgctaagttttctttcttcttttttttccagccTCCCTGTCCTCCAAGCTAGGAATATAGATAACCCAGAACATCCAAACAATCCTTAGCCACTCTCACGGTTCTAATTTATCTGTATGCAAAATTCCTTTAATCTTCAGCAATCTGCATGTATGGAATGCTGTCAAGATACAAGGAAGTGGAATCTTCCATTTTCAGTGGAAACCCAACTAAAACCATCTTAAGAGGTTTAGAGACAACTTTACTCCAGCCTGAGCCTTTAGATGTTTTCCAGGCCTATGCAAGGATGGTGGATAACAGAGTAGCAATGCGTGTAGCTCCAGATTAGGTTTTTCCATCTCAATTTGATCAATGGAAATCATCTGAGAGGTTTATCCTTCTCCAAAGTTTTTTGGGGGAAGCAGTGGGCTATCTGCAATTTCTTGGTGGGAAAAGACCCCTATCCAAATTAAACCGAAAGGAATGTTTTATCAAATTATTGTCAATGTCATAAAACAGACTGTGGCATACAGGATCTCCTTGAAACTGGAAACACATTCATAAATTCTTCTGAATATCACTTTCTTTACAACTTCAAAGATCTACAAATTCGAAGAACAAACAATTTCGGAAACCTAACAGCTCCATTCATAAAAATCTCCCAACCATTATTACAGCACCAAAGAGTCACTGGTTTAGAGATACACTGCAGCTTGGTTTTTTTGGTAACTAGGGATTAGTAGAGCCCTCTCAAAAGACATTTCGATTCTCAGCAGGCACAGAGTACAAGAGGTCACTTAtaaccaatacacacacacaaaaatgatccCACGAACCGAGAGGATAAACCTCGCCCGGTTGCACAAAACGTAAACAAGTAGATTAAAACAACAATTCAAAAAACAAAGCGTTTTCTTCAGTAAAAGGGAGGTCAGCCACTCAGCAGAAGCACATGACTCATCCACGGGCCTGAACAGAAGTATTTACACCGTCCACTACACCCAAAGTGGGATTTCCCATCTCCATCCAAGGCCGAGCCTTGGGGGCATCACAGGAGAGTGAAGTTGTGCTAtttccgtgtgtgtgtgcgtgtaggGTGGATCATTTTATTTCGCTGAATCACAACTCCCCCACATTCCCACCCCAAACCagaacacgcacacacacaacaccTTAAATAAGAGGCCATGGCAAGGACGCCAGCGAGTCCGACCCAGCAAAACAAAGCGCCCAGCGAGGGGCTGCCAAGCTGGGAGTGGGTGGGTCAGGAGAGCCCGGCTCGCCCAAGTCACCTCTCCTGTTCCCTGGGGGTTGTCTTCGGACAGGCGTGAGACCGCAGCCTCCTCCCTCCGGAGGCAACCTGCCTGGTTCTCCACAGGGCCACGGGAGGCGTCTCAGAAGGTAAGAATATGGGGCGGGGGCGAGCTGCCCCAGCCCGGACAGAAGAATCCAGGTGCCGGAAGAAGAGCGCGCCAGGCAAAACCCACGTGAGCGCCAAGGCCCTGACGGATCCGCACGACCTCAGCCCGGCACAGAGGCGCCCGCGGCCACCACGCCGGGCCTGGACTTACCCCGGCCCGGAGCGCCGCGGACCCCGCGGCGgccgcttcctcctcctcctcctcctcctcctcctcctcctcctcctcctcctcctcctcacttgaCAAAATGGCGGCGGCAGGAAGTGCCGGGCGCCTCGGCCCGCCCCCCGCCCGCCCCCGGCCGCCCGCCCCGCCGCGGCGCCCGCGCCCCTCGCCTGCAACCCTGCCCCGCCGGTCGACCTGAGCATGGGACCACGGCGCCAAAGGTGGGACGCCGGCAAGTCACCCGACCACCCCGACACCAAGGGTGCAGCGGACCCGGCCCGGCGAGAGCGGAGCCGGAGGCCCGCAGGCCCAAGCCCGCGTAGCCCCGGCCTCCCCGCCCCCGCGCCGCGCCGATGGCGTAGGTGGTGGCGCACCGGCCCCATTACGCAATGCAGGTTACGCGGGACGCGCGGCGGACCCCCACTGCCCGCCCTGCGCCGCCCGTCGCCCCGAAGGACACCGGTCCTTACCTGAGACGCTAGGCCGCACGCCGCCCCCGCCGGCCGCCCGCTGCCGCCGCCCCCTCTCCGGGACTGCCTGCGCGGCGCCGGGGCCCGCCCGCCGCGCCCGCCGCTCCGTCGCACTCACAGGCCCAGCTCGCCCGCAGGCACCGCCGGCAGCTgccgccgccgcagccgccgccgccactGCTTCGGCTCCTCGGCTGCGGAGAGCAGAACAAACAGccctgccgccgccgccgccgccgccgccagcgCACTGACGTCACCGCGCACGTTGCGCGCGCGACCACGTGCTGTCGCCGCCGCCCTGCGTGCGCGCTCTGTCCCGGCTCCCGGAGCGAGCAAGCTGCGCAGAGGTAGCTCTGGAGGTGAGGAGAGTGCTGGGGGCTGGCGCGCCGCTTGGAGTAATCTGGCAGACCGAGagaggggaccgggaagatctaATGAGGGCGATCTCAGACCGAGAGCGGGGATCCCGCAGACCGAGGGGAGACCCACAGACCGGAGGCTGCGCCTGGGAAAAGATCTGAAGGTTGAGACCGACGTCCAACATTTGAAGGAGGGCATCGATGATAGATCCTCCGAGGGAGGACGTGCGCAGCGATCCCGAAGACTGATGGACGGGGCCGAGAAGAGACTCCTGTCCGCGGGAGGCCGCCTCAGTGGAAGCCGAGCGCTGAAGTCGGCGGTGCCTGGAAGCGAAGGCGAGAGCTAAGATGGGGGCGCTGGGGCTGAggtgaagagaaggaaaggaggtaaGAGGAGGCTGTCGCAAGGCTTGGCGCCACCTTTCTTGGCTGGCCTCTAGGATCTAAAGATCGGAAAGCGCTGGTCTCCGAGCCCGGGCACCTTCGCATCCTTGAGACTCAGCCCGTAAGTCAGCTCCTTCTAGTATGTGCTTAGTCTAGATGTGTGACTCCGGACAGTCACACACCCCTTCTGGGGCTTGCAAAGAAAACATCGACCTGGAGCACAGAAGGTCTTAAACACTGGGTTTATTTGTGATCCGTCAAAggaggttagggttaggtttctTGCAACTTAATGTAACGATTCTGTGAAACTTTTCAAACCTGGAAACATAACCACCGCCTCTCCCTTTTGCCTTTATCTTCACTCTCAACACTTTTAGTCCCGTCTTTTAATAATAGACACGATTGTAACTctgtagtagaatgcttgcccagcaAGCATAACCCCCAACACCAccaaacaagagagagagaatgaaagaaaagaaagcaaagtaaaaattctagcaaaaaaaaaagaaaaaagaaaaaaaaaaattctagcagGGCATGGTGATGGTGCACCCCGTTAATCCCAGCAATATATAACCcgagcaactggggaggctgcagcaggaggatgaAAAGGCCAGTCTGGGCCATTTAGCTaaaacctaagcaacttagtgggatcctgtctcaaacattaaggaaagggcagggaatgtggctcagtaaagcacccctgggttcaattcccaggtcaaaaaaaattttgttaaataaaataaagattctagGTAGTAAAAATTTTCCTCATGGTgtcttattttagaatatattgaCATGACTGGATACCattaaaatgaattgtttttagctgggcatggtgacacatgcctgtaatcctagccccTGCataaactgagacaggaggattgcagggttgctgccagcctgggaaatttagtgagaccctgtctcaaaataaaaaataaaaagagctagggctgtatcctcagtaccaccaaattttttaaaattatgtgtgtgtgtattttttctaCTATGGTGTTTGCTCATGAATAACAAAGGGCAATCACAAATTACTGATAAATCCTAATAAGCAAACTAAAAactaaatttcactttttatttatttatttacttactgatTAATTTTCGTGGTATGGAggttgaaacccagggcctctcaaaTGCTAGACAGATTCTCTACC from Sciurus carolinensis chromosome 17, mSciCar1.2, whole genome shotgun sequence encodes the following:
- the LOC124968209 gene encoding translation initiation factor IF-2-like, which translates into the protein MGPRRQRWDAGKSPDHPDTKGAADPARRERSRRPAGPSPRSPGLPAPAPRRWHARPHAAPAGRPLPPPPLRDCLRGAGARPPRPPLRRTHRPSSPAGTAGSCRRRSRRRHCFGSSAAESRTNSPAAAAAAAASALTSPRTLRARPRAVAAALRARSVPAPGASKLRRGSSGGEESAGGWRAAWSNLADRERGPGRSNEGDLRPRAGIPQTEGRPTDRRLRLGKDLKVETDVQHLKEGIDDRSSEGGRAQRSRRLMDGAEKRLLSAGGRLSGSRALKSAVPGSEGES